Proteins found in one Micropterus dolomieu isolate WLL.071019.BEF.003 ecotype Adirondacks linkage group LG12, ASM2129224v1, whole genome shotgun sequence genomic segment:
- the stk26 gene encoding serine/threonine-protein kinase 26 isoform X1, protein MEVPGMQSSQIDPEELFTKLDRIGKGSFGEVFKGIDNHTQSVVAIKTIDLEEAEDEIEDIQQEITVLSQCDSPYITKYFGSYLKGSKLWIIMEYLGGGSALDLLRAGPFDESQIATMLKEILKGLDYLHSEKKIHRDIKAANVLLSEHGQVKLADFGVAGQLTDTQIKRETFVGTPFWMAPEVIQQSAYDSKADIWSLGITAIELAKGEPPNSDMHPMRVLFHIPKSPPPTLSGDFSKSFKEFTESCLNKDPAFRPTAKELLKHKFIVKHCKKTSYLSELIDRYRRWKEEGHTDSSSDDSDSESSNKENSESPEWSFTTVRKKKTEGRKFINGTSQDQLSKSASLATVISPVFTELKQQHKEHSEQRLAIEELERNIRLAEDVCPGITDRMVTHIIARYQKFTTN, encoded by the exons AGTTCTCAGATCGATCCAGAGGAGTTGTTCACCAAATTGGATCGGATTGGAAAAGGATCTTTTGGAGAG gtgtttaAAGGTATCGATAATCATACTCAGAGTGTTGTTGCAATTAAGACCATTGACCTGGAGGAGGCTGAGGATGAGATCGAGGACATCCAGCAAGAGATCACAGTTCTCAGTCAGTGCGACAGTCCGTACATCACCAAGTACTTCGGCTCCTATCTGAAG GGCAGTAAACTATGGATCATCATGGAGTATCTTGGTGGAGGCTCAGCACTCGACTTG ctcCGGGCGGGTCCATTTGATGAGTCTCAGATTGCCACCATGCTGAAGGAGATCCTGAAAGGGCTTGACTACCTGCACTCTGAGAAGAAGATCCACAGAGACATCAAAG CTGCCAACGTCCTGCTGTCGGAGCACGGTCAGGTGAAGCTGGCGGACTTCGGGGTGGCCGGTCAGCTGACAGACACGCAGATCAAAAGGGAAACTTTTGTGGGTACGCCGTTCTGGATGGCTCCCGAGGTCATCCAGCAGTCCGCCTACGACTCCAAG GCTGATATTTGGTCACTGGGCATCACTGCCATCGAGCTTGCCAAGGGAGAACCTCCGAACTCAGACATGCATCCGATGCGAGTGCTGTTCCACATCCCCAAGTCTCCTCCTCCGACGCTGAGTGGAGATTTCTCCAAGAGCTTCAAAGAGTTCACCGAGTCTTGCCTCAACAAGGACCCTGCCTtt CGTCCCACAGCCAAGGAGCTCCTCAAACACAAGTTCATTGTTAAACACTGTAAGAAGACATCCTACCTCAGTGAGCTGATTGACAGGTACAGGAGGTGGAAAGAGGAGGGGCACACCGACAGCAGCTCTGATGACTCAGACAG TGAGTCCAGTAATAAGGAGAACAGTGAATCTCCCGAGTGGTCCTTCACCACTGTCCGCAAGAAGAAGACGGAGGGCAGGAAGTTCATCAATGGGacg AGTCAGGATCAGCTGAGTAAATCTGCCAGTCTGGCCACAGTCATCTCTCCTGTCTTCACTGAG ttGAAACAGCAGCACAAGGAGCACTCTGAGCAGCGATTGGCCATCGAGGAGCTCGAACGCAACATCCGGTTGGCTGAAGACGTCTGTCCAGGCATCACAGACAGGATGGTCACACACATCATTGCCAGGTACCAGAA ATTCACGACCAACTGA
- the stk26 gene encoding serine/threonine-protein kinase 26 isoform X2: MEVPGMQSSQIDPEELFTKLDRIGKGSFGEVFKGIDNHTQSVVAIKTIDLEEAEDEIEDIQQEITVLSQCDSPYITKYFGSYLKGSKLWIIMEYLGGGSALDLLRAGPFDESQIATMLKEILKGLDYLHSEKKIHRDIKAANVLLSEHGQVKLADFGVAGQLTDTQIKRETFVGTPFWMAPEVIQQSAYDSKADIWSLGITAIELAKGEPPNSDMHPMRVLFHIPKSPPPTLSGDFSKSFKEFTESCLNKDPAFRPTAKELLKHKFIVKHCKKTSYLSELIDRYRRWKEEGHTDSSSDDSDSESSNKENSESPEWSFTTVRKKKTEGRKFINGTSQDQLSKSASLATVISPVFTELKQQHKEHSEQRLAIEELERNIRLAEDVCPGITDRMVTHIIARFTTN; the protein is encoded by the exons AGTTCTCAGATCGATCCAGAGGAGTTGTTCACCAAATTGGATCGGATTGGAAAAGGATCTTTTGGAGAG gtgtttaAAGGTATCGATAATCATACTCAGAGTGTTGTTGCAATTAAGACCATTGACCTGGAGGAGGCTGAGGATGAGATCGAGGACATCCAGCAAGAGATCACAGTTCTCAGTCAGTGCGACAGTCCGTACATCACCAAGTACTTCGGCTCCTATCTGAAG GGCAGTAAACTATGGATCATCATGGAGTATCTTGGTGGAGGCTCAGCACTCGACTTG ctcCGGGCGGGTCCATTTGATGAGTCTCAGATTGCCACCATGCTGAAGGAGATCCTGAAAGGGCTTGACTACCTGCACTCTGAGAAGAAGATCCACAGAGACATCAAAG CTGCCAACGTCCTGCTGTCGGAGCACGGTCAGGTGAAGCTGGCGGACTTCGGGGTGGCCGGTCAGCTGACAGACACGCAGATCAAAAGGGAAACTTTTGTGGGTACGCCGTTCTGGATGGCTCCCGAGGTCATCCAGCAGTCCGCCTACGACTCCAAG GCTGATATTTGGTCACTGGGCATCACTGCCATCGAGCTTGCCAAGGGAGAACCTCCGAACTCAGACATGCATCCGATGCGAGTGCTGTTCCACATCCCCAAGTCTCCTCCTCCGACGCTGAGTGGAGATTTCTCCAAGAGCTTCAAAGAGTTCACCGAGTCTTGCCTCAACAAGGACCCTGCCTtt CGTCCCACAGCCAAGGAGCTCCTCAAACACAAGTTCATTGTTAAACACTGTAAGAAGACATCCTACCTCAGTGAGCTGATTGACAGGTACAGGAGGTGGAAAGAGGAGGGGCACACCGACAGCAGCTCTGATGACTCAGACAG TGAGTCCAGTAATAAGGAGAACAGTGAATCTCCCGAGTGGTCCTTCACCACTGTCCGCAAGAAGAAGACGGAGGGCAGGAAGTTCATCAATGGGacg AGTCAGGATCAGCTGAGTAAATCTGCCAGTCTGGCCACAGTCATCTCTCCTGTCTTCACTGAG ttGAAACAGCAGCACAAGGAGCACTCTGAGCAGCGATTGGCCATCGAGGAGCTCGAACGCAACATCCGGTTGGCTGAAGACGTCTGTCCAGGCATCACAGACAGGATGGTCACACACATCATTGCCAG ATTCACGACCAACTGA